In Arthrobacter sp. B3I4, the following proteins share a genomic window:
- a CDS encoding 1-acyl-sn-glycerol-3-phosphate acyltransferase, translating into MRWRPAPNDRFYRLIVGTGQVLRRLFRIRILVTGQEHLPSALAATTRAGSFRRPVPGEGAVVAITHFGYLDFAVTELLLWRHNRAQLRFLITQGAADHWFAGPAISAAGHVVVGYDSGSHAYDAAVQKLREGEYIAILPEAGVSRSFHVRDCKTGAVRMAAEAGVPLIPVSVWGAHRIMTRHHGFSPLRAWRAPVRVHIGEPFNPGPGLEGLDVMAATEALREALQHGIDAGIADFPLRPGPGAWWMPAALGGGAPSEEERRRLEEAEGPRRSRSRRS; encoded by the coding sequence GTGCGCTGGCGGCCAGCGCCGAACGACCGCTTCTACCGCCTCATCGTCGGCACCGGCCAGGTGCTGCGGCGGCTGTTCCGGATCAGGATTCTCGTCACCGGCCAGGAGCACCTGCCGTCCGCGCTGGCGGCCACGACCCGGGCGGGTTCCTTCCGGCGGCCGGTCCCCGGCGAGGGCGCCGTCGTCGCAATAACTCACTTCGGCTACCTCGACTTCGCCGTCACCGAACTGCTGCTGTGGCGGCACAACAGGGCCCAGTTGCGGTTTCTGATCACCCAGGGCGCCGCGGACCACTGGTTCGCCGGCCCGGCCATCAGCGCGGCCGGGCACGTCGTCGTCGGCTATGACAGCGGGTCGCACGCCTACGATGCCGCCGTCCAGAAACTTCGCGAGGGCGAGTACATAGCGATCCTGCCCGAGGCCGGCGTGAGCCGCAGCTTCCACGTCCGCGACTGCAAAACCGGTGCCGTCCGGATGGCCGCCGAGGCCGGTGTCCCGCTCATCCCGGTCTCGGTCTGGGGCGCGCACCGGATCATGACCCGGCACCACGGCTTTTCCCCGCTTCGGGCCTGGCGGGCGCCGGTGCGCGTGCACATCGGCGAGCCCTTCAACCCGGGACCCGGGCTTGAGGGGCTCGATGTCATGGCAGCGACCGAGGCGCTGCGCGAGGCCCTGCAGCACGGCATCGACGCCGGCATCGCCGACTTCCCGCTGCGCCCCGGTCCGGGTGCCTGGTGGATGCCGGCCGCGCTCGGCGGCGGAGCGCCCTCGGAGGAGGAACGCCGGCGGCTGGAGGAGGCCGAAGGCCCCCGGCGCTCCCGCAGCCGCCGCAGCTAA
- a CDS encoding GNAT family N-acetyltransferase produces the protein MAIEYRQWRDGDDLALLEMWGGPETDQARQFRGTLAPSANSPWRRCIVAEDVVDGVAIPVAAGVVHEASLHPERLWVYVEVARDHRRTGIGSTLLAMLRHEAEQSPSGVSRLRTKVEPGTPGAAFAEAAGLAPIQRSRLVIVEPGALKLPVFGDGSEAAASDQVEDLATGSVELSDVVGRYYTAVHSWDSPGELSIATVQRLFLDDLSGAHGAIVLRAPKASAFGAGVPASKKGRLQAFAVSYAQGSPGVGGPDGGDGRAANAGEPSDVFLGHDPELSAEDARAAVRDLLALIAYQYPVLLELDDSMTALRAVVEPLLETGKARLAGAETLVLSDH, from the coding sequence ATGGCCATCGAATACCGTCAATGGCGCGACGGCGATGACCTTGCGCTGCTGGAAATGTGGGGCGGCCCGGAGACGGACCAGGCCCGGCAGTTCCGCGGCACCCTGGCACCCTCGGCCAACTCGCCGTGGCGCCGCTGCATCGTGGCCGAGGACGTCGTCGACGGCGTCGCCATTCCCGTCGCGGCCGGCGTCGTGCACGAAGCGTCGCTGCATCCGGAACGCCTCTGGGTCTACGTGGAGGTCGCCCGCGACCACCGCCGCACCGGGATCGGCTCCACCCTGCTGGCGATGCTCCGGCACGAGGCCGAACAGTCGCCGTCGGGCGTGTCCCGGCTGCGGACCAAGGTCGAGCCGGGAACGCCCGGCGCGGCTTTCGCCGAGGCCGCCGGCCTGGCCCCGATCCAGCGCTCCCGCCTGGTCATTGTCGAACCCGGCGCCCTGAAGCTCCCGGTCTTCGGCGACGGCTCGGAAGCCGCGGCCTCCGACCAAGTGGAGGACCTCGCCACCGGGTCGGTGGAACTCAGCGACGTCGTGGGCCGGTACTACACGGCCGTGCACTCGTGGGACAGCCCGGGCGAGCTCAGCATCGCGACGGTGCAGCGGTTGTTCCTGGATGATCTCAGCGGAGCCCACGGCGCGATCGTGCTCCGCGCGCCCAAGGCCAGCGCCTTCGGCGCGGGCGTTCCGGCCAGCAAGAAGGGCCGGCTGCAGGCATTCGCCGTCAGCTACGCCCAGGGCAGCCCCGGGGTGGGCGGGCCCGACGGCGGGGACGGCCGTGCTGCGAACGCAGGCGAGCCCTCGGACGTGTTCCTCGGCCACGACCCGGAACTCTCCGCCGAGGACGCCCGGGCAGCAGTCCGGGACCTGCTGGCGCTGATCGCGTACCAGTACCCGGTACTGCTGGAACTGGACGATTCCATGACCGCGCTGCGCGCCGTCGTCGAACCTCTGCTGGAGACCGGCAAGGCCCGGCTGGCCGGGGCCGAAACCCTGGTCCTCTCCGACCACTAG
- a CDS encoding glycine--tRNA ligase, whose amino-acid sequence MAAKSVLDQIISLAKRRGFVFQAGEIYGGSRSAWDYGPLGAELKENIKRQWWQSVVRGRDDVVGLDSSVILPRQVWEASGHVEVFSDPLVECLSCHKRYRADHLEEEYEEKKGRPAENGLKDIVCANCGTRGQWTEPQEFSGLLKTYLGPVASEEGLHYLRPETAQGIFVNFSNVLTTSRKKPPFGIGQIGKSFRNEITPGNFIFRTREFEQMEMEFFVEPGTDEQWHQYWMKERMSWYTNLGIREENLRFFEHPLEKLSHYSKGTTDIEYRFGFSGSEWGELEGIANRTDFDLSTHSKASGQDLSYFNQATNERYTPYVIEPAAGLTRSFMAFMIDAYTEDEAPNAKGGVDVRTVLKLDPRLAPVKAAVLPLSRNEDLSPKAKDLAAQLRRNWNIEFDDAGAIGRRYRRQDEIGTPFCITVDFDTLEDQAVTIRERDTMSQERVSLDKVEGYLAARLIGA is encoded by the coding sequence ATGGCAGCAAAATCCGTACTCGATCAGATCATTTCCCTCGCCAAGCGACGGGGTTTCGTCTTCCAGGCCGGTGAAATCTACGGGGGCTCCCGTTCTGCCTGGGACTATGGTCCCCTCGGTGCCGAGCTGAAGGAAAACATCAAGCGCCAGTGGTGGCAGTCAGTGGTCCGCGGCCGGGACGACGTCGTAGGCCTTGATTCCTCAGTGATCCTGCCCCGCCAGGTCTGGGAGGCTTCCGGCCACGTCGAGGTCTTCTCCGATCCGCTGGTGGAGTGCCTGTCCTGCCACAAGCGCTACCGCGCGGACCACCTCGAGGAAGAATACGAGGAGAAGAAGGGCCGCCCCGCCGAGAACGGGCTGAAGGACATCGTCTGCGCCAACTGCGGCACCCGCGGCCAGTGGACCGAACCGCAGGAATTCTCCGGCCTGCTCAAGACCTACCTCGGCCCGGTCGCCAGCGAAGAGGGCCTGCACTACCTGCGCCCCGAAACCGCGCAGGGCATCTTCGTGAACTTCTCCAACGTGCTCACCACCTCCCGGAAAAAGCCGCCGTTCGGCATCGGCCAGATCGGCAAGTCCTTCCGCAACGAGATCACCCCGGGCAACTTCATCTTCCGCACCCGCGAGTTCGAGCAGATGGAAATGGAGTTCTTCGTCGAGCCGGGCACCGACGAGCAGTGGCACCAGTACTGGATGAAGGAGCGCATGTCCTGGTACACGAACCTGGGCATCCGGGAAGAAAACCTGCGCTTCTTCGAGCACCCGCTCGAGAAGCTCAGCCACTACTCCAAGGGCACCACGGACATCGAATACCGGTTCGGCTTCTCCGGCTCGGAGTGGGGCGAGCTTGAGGGCATCGCCAACCGCACCGACTTCGACCTCTCCACCCACTCGAAGGCCTCCGGGCAGGACCTGAGCTACTTCAACCAGGCCACCAACGAGCGCTACACCCCGTACGTGATCGAGCCCGCCGCCGGCCTCACCCGCTCCTTCATGGCGTTCATGATCGACGCCTACACCGAGGACGAGGCACCCAACGCCAAGGGCGGCGTCGACGTCCGCACCGTGCTCAAACTGGACCCCCGCCTGGCCCCGGTCAAGGCCGCGGTGCTCCCGCTGAGCCGCAACGAGGACCTGTCGCCGAAAGCCAAGGACCTCGCCGCGCAGTTGCGCAGGAACTGGAACATTGAGTTCGACGACGCCGGCGCGATCGGCCGCCGCTACCGCCGGCAGGACGAGATCGGCACGCCGTTCTGCATCACCGTGGACTTCGACACCCTTGAAGACCAGGCCGTGACAATCCGCGAACGCGACACCATGAGCCAGGAACGCGTCTCCCTGGACAAGGTGGAGGGCTACCTGGCCGCACGGCTGATCGGGGCCTGA
- a CDS encoding DMT family transporter, whose protein sequence is MTHAPRLPLPVGLLIAVSAGLLGPVQSRINGALGSALADGLGAAVVSFSIGLVLMIVISLLLPRGRAGLAEVLPALRERRFPRYYVLAGAIGAFFVFAQSFTVGLLGVALFTVAAVTGQTLSGLLVDRMGIGPAGRRRITGIRVLGSVLTVAAVAWAVSPRFGSGSGGPGASGADPLQLVLPVLLPLLAGFLMSFQQAMNGTATVHYRTPITATLVNFIAGSAVLWLSWLVKLAVAGPGNALPGEWWYYLGGPMGCIFIAVAAFLVRSLGVLVTGLGMIAGQLLGSLGLDLALPAPGTVVALPTVLGTLLTLGAIVLASLPWSRGALKR, encoded by the coding sequence ATGACCCACGCACCGCGGCTTCCGCTGCCTGTCGGACTGCTCATTGCGGTTTCGGCCGGCCTGCTCGGACCTGTTCAAAGCCGGATCAACGGCGCCCTGGGATCGGCCTTGGCCGACGGCCTGGGCGCCGCGGTGGTGAGCTTCAGCATCGGCCTGGTCCTGATGATCGTCATCTCGCTGCTGCTGCCCAGGGGGCGGGCTGGGCTGGCGGAGGTCCTGCCGGCGCTGCGCGAGCGCCGGTTCCCGCGCTACTACGTCCTGGCCGGCGCCATCGGGGCGTTTTTCGTTTTCGCCCAGTCCTTCACCGTTGGCCTGCTCGGCGTCGCACTGTTCACCGTCGCTGCCGTCACCGGGCAGACGCTGAGCGGGCTGCTGGTGGACCGGATGGGGATCGGCCCGGCGGGCAGGAGACGCATCACCGGTATCCGTGTCCTCGGCAGCGTGCTGACGGTCGCCGCCGTCGCCTGGGCCGTTTCGCCCCGCTTCGGCTCCGGCTCCGGCGGCCCCGGGGCGTCCGGCGCAGATCCGCTGCAGCTGGTGCTGCCGGTGCTGCTGCCGCTGCTTGCCGGGTTCCTGATGAGCTTCCAGCAGGCCATGAACGGCACCGCCACGGTGCACTACCGCACGCCCATCACCGCCACCCTGGTGAACTTCATCGCCGGCAGCGCCGTGCTCTGGCTCTCGTGGCTGGTCAAGCTGGCAGTGGCCGGGCCGGGCAACGCCCTGCCCGGTGAATGGTGGTACTACCTGGGCGGACCGATGGGCTGCATCTTCATCGCCGTCGCCGCCTTCCTGGTCCGCAGCCTGGGCGTGCTGGTCACCGGGCTCGGCATGATTGCCGGGCAGCTGCTGGGCTCGCTCGGACTGGATCTGGCGCTGCCGGCGCCGGGGACGGTCGTCGCCCTGCCCACCGTGCTCGGCACGCTGCTGACCCTGGGCGCCATAGTCCTGGCCAGCCTGCCCTGGTCCCGCGGGGCTCTCAAGAGGTAG
- a CDS encoding RNA-binding S4 domain-containing protein, with the protein MSNPEIEDIPIRDDMIRLGQLLKLANLVQDGVEAAELIKNGLVKVNGEIDDRRGRQLHDGDTVTVNGQTVRVVAPSGA; encoded by the coding sequence ATGAGCAACCCGGAAATCGAAGACATCCCCATCCGCGACGACATGATTCGGCTGGGCCAGCTGCTGAAGCTGGCCAACCTGGTCCAGGACGGGGTGGAGGCGGCGGAGTTGATCAAGAACGGGCTCGTCAAGGTTAACGGCGAGATCGACGACCGCCGGGGCCGGCAGCTCCATGACGGGGACACCGTCACGGTGAACGGCCAGACGGTCCGGGTCGTCGCACCCAGTGGAGCCTAG
- a CDS encoding alpha/beta hydrolase, with product MTEALPFPAAFPAPVVLWTRPEEARAGKPLLVLLHGYGANEQDLLSLADMLPEEFVVASLRAPLVSGPGFTWFPLTASIEYSLDAVKQASAYAQDWIDSVRDNHPSVTLLGFSMGMALATTLLRQRPDGYAAVVGLSGFVVDAGDDPSFRDAELEGTVPMFWGRDQQDPVITPDKIEFTMGWVRKHVKLTKVLYTGMWHGINQQEVGHVGEFLTHEVLNK from the coding sequence ATGACTGAAGCCCTTCCCTTTCCCGCTGCTTTTCCCGCCCCTGTTGTGCTGTGGACCCGTCCCGAAGAGGCCCGCGCCGGCAAGCCCCTGCTGGTGCTGCTGCACGGCTACGGCGCCAACGAACAGGACCTGCTGAGCCTGGCGGACATGCTGCCGGAGGAGTTCGTGGTGGCCTCGCTGCGCGCACCGCTGGTCTCCGGCCCGGGGTTCACCTGGTTCCCGTTGACAGCCTCCATCGAGTACTCGCTCGACGCCGTCAAGCAGGCTTCGGCCTACGCCCAGGACTGGATCGACTCGGTCCGGGACAACCACCCCTCGGTCACCCTGCTCGGATTCTCCATGGGCATGGCCCTGGCCACCACGCTGCTGCGGCAGCGCCCCGACGGCTACGCCGCCGTCGTCGGACTTTCCGGGTTCGTGGTCGACGCCGGGGACGACCCGAGCTTCCGGGACGCGGAACTGGAAGGAACCGTGCCGATGTTCTGGGGCCGGGACCAGCAGGATCCCGTGATCACGCCGGACAAAATCGAGTTCACCATGGGCTGGGTGCGCAAGCACGTAAAGCTCACCAAGGTGCTGTACACCGGTATGTGGCACGGCATCAACCAGCAGGAAGTCGGGCACGTGGGCGAATTCCTCACCCACGAGGTGCTCAACAAATAA
- a CDS encoding SGNH/GDSL hydrolase family protein, whose amino-acid sequence MENFPDRTVNHPWTRYVAMGDSFTEGIGDPEPASPGGHRGWADRVAEELSRGHEDFAYANLAVRGRLLQQIVDQQLAHCLSLKPDLVTLSAGGNDLIRPGGDPDVLAARLDSVVQILSLSGATVVLFNGPDTGSSVLSRVRSKVAIYNENLRTVAARHDAIIADMWSLRQLSDPQMWDVDRLHFSPLGHHTIAAMVLDSLNVEHTLEPLSPKPLPPRSWREARSGDLIWAREHFVPWVVRRLRHRSSGDGITAKRPLAGPVFGPGVPLGSGEGPPGSGDAADLGR is encoded by the coding sequence ATGGAGAACTTCCCGGACCGCACCGTCAATCACCCCTGGACCCGCTACGTGGCAATGGGTGACTCCTTCACCGAAGGCATCGGTGATCCCGAGCCGGCGAGCCCGGGCGGCCACCGCGGCTGGGCGGACCGGGTCGCGGAGGAACTGAGCCGGGGCCACGAAGACTTCGCGTACGCCAACCTCGCCGTGCGGGGCCGCTTGCTTCAGCAGATCGTCGACCAGCAGCTGGCCCACTGCCTGTCGCTCAAGCCGGATTTGGTGACCCTGTCCGCCGGCGGCAACGACCTGATCCGGCCCGGCGGCGACCCCGATGTGCTCGCCGCGCGGTTGGACTCCGTGGTGCAGATCCTGAGCCTGAGCGGTGCCACGGTGGTGCTGTTCAACGGCCCGGACACCGGCTCCTCCGTGCTCAGCCGGGTCCGCAGCAAGGTGGCGATCTACAACGAGAATCTGCGCACCGTAGCGGCCCGGCATGACGCAATCATTGCCGACATGTGGTCCCTCCGGCAGCTCAGCGACCCGCAGATGTGGGACGTGGACAGGCTGCATTTCTCGCCGCTGGGCCACCATACGATCGCGGCCATGGTGCTGGATTCGCTGAACGTGGAGCACACCCTGGAGCCGTTGTCACCCAAGCCGCTGCCCCCGCGCAGCTGGCGCGAGGCCCGCAGCGGGGATCTCATCTGGGCCCGCGAGCACTTTGTCCCGTGGGTGGTCCGCAGGCTCCGGCACCGCTCCTCCGGCGACGGGATCACGGCCAAGAGGCCGTTGGCCGGTCCGGTGTTCGGGCCGGGGGTTCCGCTGGGCTCCGGCGAAGGCCCGCCGGGCTCGGGCGACGCGGCGGACCTCGGGCGTTAG
- a CDS encoding CoA-acylating methylmalonate-semialdehyde dehydrogenase — translation MERIPHFINGDLVPDAERFGPVFNPATGEQEKEVALASAARVEEAIAAARAALPGWRATSLAKRTAIFFRVRELLMQRRPELAAILTSEHGKVLSDAEGEITRGLENIEFATGLSHALKGERSEQVSGGVDVHSVRQPVGVVACITPFNFPAMVPLWMIGSALACGNTVLLKPSEKDPSSSLFIAQVFAEAGLPAGVLNVVHGDKEAVDVLLEHPDVKAVSFVGSTPIAQSIYKRAADHGKRVQALGGAKNHMVVLPDADLDMAADAAVSAAYGSAGERCMAVSVLVAVGNIADDLVGAIKSRMTTLQIGPGTDPASQMGPLITADHRDKVASYVAGAENEGASVVVDGREQKFDSNGFFIGVSLIDHVKPGMKVYDDEIFGPVLSVVRVETYADAVKLVNDNEFGNGVAIFTRDGGAARQFEFDVEAGMVGVNVPIPVPVGTFSFGGWKNSLFGDTHMYGPESIRFYTRGKVVTTRWPDPSTSVIDLGFPQVD, via the coding sequence ATGGAACGCATTCCGCACTTCATCAACGGCGACCTCGTCCCCGACGCCGAGCGCTTCGGCCCGGTCTTCAACCCGGCTACCGGCGAGCAGGAAAAAGAGGTGGCCCTTGCCTCCGCCGCCCGCGTCGAGGAAGCGATCGCTGCCGCGCGTGCGGCCCTGCCCGGCTGGCGCGCTACAAGCCTGGCCAAGCGCACCGCCATCTTCTTCCGGGTCCGCGAACTGCTGATGCAGCGCCGGCCCGAACTGGCAGCCATCCTGACCAGCGAGCACGGCAAGGTCCTCTCCGACGCCGAGGGCGAAATCACCCGCGGCCTGGAAAACATCGAGTTCGCGACCGGGCTCTCGCACGCCCTAAAGGGCGAACGCTCCGAGCAGGTGTCCGGCGGCGTCGACGTCCACTCCGTGCGCCAGCCGGTCGGCGTCGTCGCCTGCATCACGCCATTCAACTTCCCCGCCATGGTGCCGCTGTGGATGATCGGCAGCGCGCTGGCCTGCGGCAACACCGTGCTGCTCAAGCCCAGCGAGAAGGACCCGTCCTCCTCGCTCTTCATCGCCCAGGTCTTCGCCGAGGCAGGGCTTCCGGCCGGTGTGCTGAACGTGGTGCACGGCGACAAGGAAGCGGTCGACGTGCTGCTGGAGCACCCCGACGTCAAGGCCGTCAGCTTTGTCGGTTCGACGCCGATCGCGCAGTCGATCTACAAGCGCGCCGCCGACCACGGCAAGCGCGTCCAGGCCCTCGGCGGGGCAAAAAACCACATGGTTGTGCTCCCCGACGCGGACCTGGACATGGCCGCCGACGCCGCCGTCTCCGCTGCCTACGGCTCCGCGGGGGAGCGCTGCATGGCCGTCAGCGTCCTGGTCGCCGTCGGCAATATCGCCGATGACCTGGTCGGAGCGATCAAGAGCCGCATGACCACGCTCCAGATCGGCCCCGGCACGGACCCGGCCTCGCAGATGGGCCCGCTGATCACCGCGGACCACCGCGACAAGGTGGCCTCCTACGTGGCCGGCGCCGAAAACGAAGGTGCCTCCGTGGTGGTGGACGGCCGTGAACAGAAGTTCGACTCCAACGGCTTCTTCATCGGCGTCAGCCTGATCGACCACGTCAAGCCCGGCATGAAGGTTTACGACGACGAGATCTTCGGACCGGTCCTTTCCGTTGTGCGCGTTGAGACCTACGCCGACGCCGTGAAGCTGGTCAATGACAACGAGTTCGGCAACGGCGTGGCAATCTTCACCCGCGACGGCGGCGCCGCCCGCCAGTTCGAGTTCGATGTCGAGGCCGGCATGGTCGGCGTCAACGTGCCGATCCCGGTGCCGGTGGGAACCTTCTCCTTCGGCGGCTGGAAGAACTCGCTCTTCGGTGACACGCACATGTACGGCCCCGAAAGCATCCGCTTCTACACCCGGGGCAAGGTCGTCACCACCCGCTGGCCGGACCCGTCCACCTCGGTAATCGACCTCGGTTTCCCCCAGGTCGACTAG
- the mmsB gene encoding 3-hydroxyisobutyrate dehydrogenase: MAVVAWIGLGNMGGSMSVNLAKAGNEVRGFDLNPEALSAAEAGGVKPVGSIAEAVQGADVVFTMLPKGEHARAVYLGEDGVLAHADTKTLLVDSSTIDIASAQALHDAAAEAGFRFVDAPVSGGMSGAKAATLTFMIGGEAGAVADATEYIRPMAANIIPTGGPTTGQAAKICNNLMLFINLASTAEGAVLADRLGLDKQVFWDIASVSSGDSWALRTWYPVAGVVPTAASNNNFAPTFTAELANKDIGLAISAAADTGTPLEIGQHVQQLFQRLIDAGQSGTDCSAIVKLVDGSLESAK; the protein is encoded by the coding sequence ATGGCAGTTGTCGCCTGGATCGGACTGGGAAACATGGGCGGGTCCATGTCGGTAAACCTCGCTAAAGCCGGAAACGAGGTGCGCGGCTTCGACCTCAACCCGGAAGCCCTGTCCGCCGCCGAGGCCGGGGGAGTTAAGCCTGTCGGCAGCATCGCCGAGGCAGTGCAGGGCGCCGACGTCGTCTTCACCATGCTGCCCAAGGGCGAGCATGCCCGCGCGGTGTACCTCGGCGAGGACGGCGTGCTGGCCCATGCAGACACCAAGACCCTGCTGGTGGACTCCTCCACCATCGACATCGCCTCGGCCCAGGCACTGCACGACGCCGCGGCGGAAGCCGGCTTCCGCTTCGTGGACGCTCCCGTTTCCGGCGGCATGAGCGGCGCCAAGGCAGCCACCTTGACGTTCATGATCGGCGGCGAAGCCGGCGCAGTGGCCGACGCCACCGAATACATCCGCCCGATGGCCGCCAACATCATCCCCACCGGCGGTCCCACCACCGGCCAGGCAGCGAAGATCTGCAACAACCTCATGCTGTTCATCAACCTTGCCTCCACCGCCGAAGGCGCCGTGCTGGCGGACCGCCTGGGCCTGGACAAGCAGGTCTTCTGGGACATCGCTTCAGTGTCCTCCGGTGACAGCTGGGCACTGCGCACCTGGTACCCGGTGGCCGGCGTTGTGCCTACCGCGGCCTCGAACAACAACTTCGCACCGACGTTCACCGCGGAGCTCGCGAACAAGGACATCGGCCTCGCTATCAGCGCCGCGGCGGACACCGGCACCCCGCTGGAAATCGGCCAGCACGTCCAGCAGCTTTTCCAGCGCCTCATCGACGCCGGCCAGTCCGGCACCGACTGCTCGGCCATCGTCAAGCTCGTCGACGGCTCGCTCGAGTCCGCCAAGTAG
- a CDS encoding LysR family transcriptional regulator: MHIDERPPVNRLPSPDDLLILLTVARLGRFNAVAETLGTTHTTISRRILALDKQLGGRTLERSPQGWELTELGSQAVAAAEAIEGTLSALSGRIARRDDVLSGLVRISTPDGFGAEFVTPALVRLQLEHPLLNVEMLSATRKVSQNRSGVDLEVVVGNLEVSNAQTIFLANYFLRLYASPQYAQEHGVPETLDDVRQHGFVSYVESALQVAELGHRSTQLPVPRSSFQATSIFAQLEAVRRAAGIGLLPNFLVVGKPGFVPVLPDDFQRQLPIWAVARAESLRSAPVQAVLAAVRAEIAERQDELNG, from the coding sequence ATGCACATCGACGAAAGGCCCCCGGTGAACCGCCTCCCGAGTCCCGATGACCTGCTGATCCTGCTGACGGTGGCCCGGCTGGGCCGGTTCAACGCTGTTGCGGAGACCCTGGGGACCACGCACACCACCATCTCGCGCAGGATCTTGGCATTGGACAAGCAGCTGGGCGGCCGGACGCTTGAGCGCAGCCCGCAGGGCTGGGAGCTTACCGAGTTGGGATCGCAGGCGGTGGCTGCCGCAGAGGCCATCGAAGGCACACTCAGCGCCCTGTCCGGCCGGATCGCGCGGCGCGACGATGTGCTCTCCGGCCTGGTCCGGATCAGCACCCCGGACGGTTTTGGCGCGGAGTTCGTCACTCCCGCCCTGGTCCGGTTGCAGCTGGAGCATCCGCTGCTGAACGTGGAGATGCTCAGCGCCACCCGCAAGGTGAGCCAGAACCGGTCCGGGGTGGATCTTGAGGTGGTGGTCGGCAACCTGGAGGTCAGCAATGCCCAGACCATCTTTTTGGCCAATTACTTCCTCCGGCTTTACGCCAGCCCGCAGTACGCGCAGGAGCACGGAGTGCCGGAGACGCTCGACGACGTCCGGCAGCACGGCTTTGTTTCCTACGTCGAGTCCGCACTGCAGGTCGCCGAACTCGGCCACCGCTCCACCCAGCTGCCGGTGCCGCGGTCCAGCTTCCAGGCCACCAGCATCTTCGCCCAGTTGGAGGCCGTCCGCCGCGCCGCCGGGATCGGGCTGCTGCCCAACTTCCTCGTGGTCGGCAAACCCGGATTCGTGCCGGTGCTGCCGGACGACTTCCAGCGGCAGCTGCCCATCTGGGCGGTGGCTCGGGCCGAATCGCTGCGCTCGGCACCGGTGCAGGCCGTGCTCGCGGCTGTCCGGGCGGAGATCGCCGAGCGCCAGGACGAGCTGAACGGCTGA
- a CDS encoding transcriptional regulator encodes MPEARFDDVIHAPVRLRICGVLRPVEQMDFAVLRDTLRVSDATLSKHLKTLAEASYVTLTKAASAARPDARRLTWVTLTPAGRIAFDAHVRALKEIAGSAG; translated from the coding sequence GTGCCTGAGGCCCGGTTCGATGACGTCATCCACGCACCGGTACGGTTGAGGATCTGCGGAGTGCTGCGGCCGGTGGAGCAGATGGACTTCGCGGTGCTGCGCGACACGCTCCGCGTCTCGGACGCAACACTCTCGAAGCACCTCAAGACCCTGGCTGAGGCCAGCTACGTCACCCTGACAAAGGCCGCATCGGCGGCCCGCCCCGACGCCCGCCGGCTGACATGGGTGACCCTCACACCTGCTGGGCGGATCGCCTTCGACGCACACGTGCGTGCACTGAAGGAGATCGCTGGCAGTGCCGGCTGA
- a CDS encoding GNAT family N-acetyltransferase — translation MIRTLDLPVTLSTKAQELTLRRASDGDLTALMLLLADDPISATRGDRADDADAAAYRSALAEILADPANDLLVVVNEADEPLATMQLTRIPGMARRGSTRLLVEAVRVRSDHRASGIGSAMMRWVTGSAAPAVEASLVQLTSDEARQDAHRFYERLGFVGSHRGFKYRLG, via the coding sequence ATGATTCGTACTCTGGACTTACCGGTCACCCTCAGCACCAAGGCCCAGGAGCTCACGCTGCGCCGGGCTTCCGACGGCGACCTCACGGCACTGATGCTCCTTCTCGCTGACGATCCCATCAGCGCAACGCGAGGCGACAGGGCCGACGACGCCGACGCCGCTGCGTACCGGTCCGCGCTGGCTGAAATCCTTGCTGATCCCGCCAACGACCTGCTCGTGGTCGTGAACGAGGCAGACGAGCCCCTCGCCACCATGCAGCTCACCCGCATCCCTGGTATGGCCCGGCGCGGTTCCACTCGGCTGCTGGTCGAAGCCGTGCGGGTCCGCAGCGACCACAGGGCAAGTGGCATCGGATCAGCGATGATGCGGTGGGTTACCGGAAGTGCAGCCCCGGCCGTTGAGGCGTCGCTGGTCCAGCTCACATCGGACGAGGCACGTCAGGACGCCCACCGCTTCTATGAGCGGCTGGGATTCGTTGGATCGCACCGGGGCTTTAAATACAGGCTGGGATGA